The genomic DNA TAAGGATGATAAGATATAGAGTCAACATAGTTACATTTTATAGGTATGAATCATTATTTAGAATAGAAACGAATCATGTAAACTGGATGGATTCAAGCATATACCAAATCCTGTGATAAGTAACATGTGACCATATTCTTCCTTAGACGATTCAGGAGGAAGATAGACTGTTTACCCTTTGATACTgtcaaatacttttttttacaCCGAGTAGACGAGCCGCTGTTGGTAACAATCTGGCAGACTCTTCCAGATACTTTTCAAATATATCTTCTTCACCGGTTTCACCATCAGTTTTTGGATAGCTATCATTCAGTTCCCGTGTGACTACAGCTTTGTACCTTTTGACATCGGTTGCAGGTGCTTTTGCTGTAGTTGAATAGTGAAAAGTGAGAAGGTTAACACTCTCTAAGACGGTTCCTTTGTCAAAAACGTCTGTCAACGCATCTAAATTGTTCATAGCACCCTTTGTTAATTTTCCCCTAGGCATCAAGTTTATCACTTCTTGAATAGACAAGAACTCATCATCGCCTAACAACCCCTCTAGCCTACACAAAGCATCCAAATGCCTAGTAGTGGCAATGGCATAGCATTCATTCCAGGATTGTTTCAAGACCTTTAGGACCAACTTGCTTTTATCGCCTCTATAAAAGAAGTATTTGCGATCCCTGTGACCCTTGACCTTATGCCTTGGTGGTGCTGGTGATGCGACTTTAGGCTTGGGTGTTGCGGCCTTAGGCTTAGGTGATGCGGCCTTAAACTTAGGCTTGGGTGCAGTGGTCCTAGCCTTAGCCTTCGGTGCTGCAGTGTTGGCCTTAGCATTGGCCTTGCCTTTAGGTTTTGGTGGTACTATTCTACCTATTCCAGAGAAGACAGAGAAGTTCCAGAGACTCTTAGAAAGAGGAGAAATTATCTATTACCTATTAACATGTTAGCAACATCAGAATGAAGCCTCCACTGGAAACAGAGTATTTGCTTGCTCCAACTCCAGCAAAGACGCAAAATGACGTCAATTCGACAAAGGAAGAAATGGGCCGTATAAACAAGAATGCAAAACCCACCAAGGTTGAAAAAGTCCAATGGCTATCCCTTCACCAAAAGACAAAACCGAGACAGCTTCACTGCAAGACAAAACTAAAGGAACAAAGGAGGAAGCTGCGTATGAGAAAGCATCAGCTAAAGATAAGCTCAACAAAGGGAAGGAGGTAGCCGCGTGTGCAGGCCGTACAACTAAAGCAGTTAAATGATCAGCCAATCATCAAGCTGTCAAATCGTTTCACAACCCTTGGATTCAATATGTGTAAACTAATCGTGACAAGTGTCTGTAAGCACTAGGGTTTATGTTCGAGTGTATAAATAAGCCAAGAGCTGCATTGTAAACTTTGAGCTgaaataataatacaaagttCCACATTTACAAACAATCTCTCTTTGCTTTCAAAAGGCTCATAAATAAGAGAAACGTCGGTGTTGTTCTCTCTTGACCAAATGCTCTTACATATCAAACttatgaagaaaatataaacttttgaaATGTCCAAACATTTACCAAAtcaaccttaaaaaaaaaaaaaatcaccgtCAATACAAATAAATGTTCACTTATTTATATACAATTCATGTGTAAGGTcgaaaaacaaataagaatcAAGATGAGCAACAAgttcaaaacaacaaacacgAATTAATGAAGAGGTCTACTTCGCAAGCTTTGGTTTGAAAAATTGGTTTGCAAAAGCATTCAACTTTGTACCTCCCAAAAAAGAATCTGTTAGTTTGAGTGGCGTTTAAGGTACACCAAAACTCCAAGTCCAGCAGCAAGAGCAGCCCCGGCTGCCACCGTCTTGTAAGCGGCTGCCCATGAGTTTGACTGGTCGTAGTCCATATCCACTGCGCTTAAACCTCTCATGTGCCCTCTCTCTTCTGTGTGGTCCAGATGCAATTTCAAACCCTGCACCGTTTGGAAtcccaaaccaaaatagaaacttCTTTAACACAAAATCCATattaaccaaaccgaaaaaataAGCACGTTCTTGAACCAAATAGAATGGATCTACAATTTATTACCTTCCAGCCTATTGATTTTGCGTGTTCTACAGCAGCTCCAAGATCATTATCTGATGCTAAAACGACTTTGTCATTGTCTTCATCTTCGTACTATACACACCACAAAACATGTCAAGATAAGAAGCAGAACTTTTCCTCTTCTCGTTTGTTTAAAAAGTTttcgaataataattatgtACCATTATCTGAGGCAAGTTATCAGGCTCAATGTCATCCCCCATCCTTTGTAGGATTGCTGTTATCAGAGTTGTCAAGCTCTGTGTTTCTATaattagaaagtaaaataaGGTTAACGGACTCTGCAGCATTGGCATAAAAGGTGCCCTATTTTTCAAGTGTTATGAGTTAACGTACCACACATAAATCTATGCATTCGTCCCTTTTTATCTTGGAGTTTGAAAGCAAATGTATTAGGATATGAGAATGATTTTGTCCCTTCTATCTCCGAAGATAATTTCAACGACTCTTCCTCACTGCCAAATCATGTACATGGTTCAGTTTAAGAAACCAGCCTATGGTCAAAACTAAATGGTTCAAAGGAACAATAGTAGAAACCTCCTAGTTTCATCTCCATCTTCGTTAGGAGACAAAGCCATAGCAGAATCCCAAAACTTTTGCATCATTGAGTTTGCTGTCTCATTATTTATTCCAGCCGTACTCCCAGCCTTGTCAAAAAGGAAGTACGAGAGCTTATAACAAAACAAGATTCTCAACAAGAATGGCAGGATTGTTTATCGATCTTGTCTCATGTTTCCGACTTCAACTAGAAGAgaataataaaggaaaaaagttTTACCGTAGTAACGGCAGCATTAGTTATGTGGATCACATCAATCACAGCGACAACATCTCCATCTGTTTGAAATATCAACATTAGTCAAGTGTTGAAATAACAatgttttcaaacttttttgcGGACGTTTTGTTACCTTTATCTAAAACAGGAAGATGCAGAAATTTTCCATTATGCATGATATGCAAGGCATCAACAATAGCCATATCAACAGTTGCAGATTCTGGATTCTGAGTCATAACCTATATAAAGAATCAACAGAGACAGGAAATGAGAATTGATTTAACTCTTAAGGAAGGGATGACTTAAGGAAAACAGTACCTTCTCCACGGTAGTTGTCTCTTGAGGAAGGTTTTGGGCTATCACCCGCATCAAAATGTCCTTTGAACTAACACAAAATCACTATTCAATATCAAAGTTTCACTagaaaagtttgaaacaaaaccaaagtagCAGAACAAAGGCTTATATGACACTTACGTCAGAATCCCTACTAATTTGTTTTCAACCATCACCATGGCTGCACTTGACTGATATTCAACCATCTTCATGGTTACTCCTAACACCGTCTCATCCAATCCAACTTTTAAAACTCTGTATGTTTTCATTTCCAAATTTACTCGTTAAGCTTTGCATTgctctttaataaaaaaaagtattaagaaTAATAAGATCAAAGTGAATGATCACAGATTTTAAAGGGGGATATTACCTACTTTGTATTCTCTGGAATTATAGTTGAAAGTGAAGGCTTGAATATTCGTTCTCTAAGTGTCTCCATAAAAGTATTTGGTCCTGTATCCAAAAAAGACGCAATAAGAGACATAACTGTATGTTTAAACACAACCTATGCATACAAAAGAAGACAATTTAAAGCTGTTCTGCAGTTGTGAAGGAATCAAAAATGGAGATATACCAGCGATAGATGTACCCCAGTTCTTTTCAACGCCTTCAACAGCTGCAGCAATGGCCTTACCCTTCTCAACAGATCTTTCCATGCGAGCAATTGCATCATACAAACACTTTGCAATATCGAGAAGTGCAATAACTTCTCCATTCTCTACAACCGGCAAATGTCTAAATTTGCCTGCAGATCCACTTGTCAGTTCATATCATGGAAAAGAACATATGAAGAAAGAAATGTGTTTTCACAAACCTTGCACCATCTTTTGAAGAGCTTCCACAGCAATAGTgtcagacaaaacaaaaacagggtTCTTGGTCATAACTTTAGACACAGGTGTTTCTTCAAGGTTGAGTTGTTTAGCAATTACTTTTGTTGCTATGTCCTTCAAAAGTAAATAGATCTATTCAAGCCACCAATTACAAAAAGAGAGTGAAACTGGTCATGAAAAAGTTTTTACCCTGTCAGTAAGGATCCCACAAAGCAATGCATTAGAATCAGTCAGCAATAAGGCATCAACGCGACGTGCAGCCATCCTTCGGCAAGCTTCATATAAAGTTGTGCTATCGGGTACGGTAAGGGCCTTAGACAACCTTAGTCTCTTTACAGTTCTCTCTCCACTCCTTTCCCCACTCAAActtctataaaaaaacaaaacatgcaaaCATATACTTTTAAACATGTATCTGAAATTAAATAGCCAACAAACCAAGTATCCTCATGGTTGCAATACAGAAGCCAAGCCATTTAGGTATAGTAATATACCAATAAAGCTAAGACGCACACCTAATGAATCCAACATTTATAAAACTGTCTCAAAATGTAATTATTAAGAGGTAATCAATGATTACATGGAAGAACGAGAAGATGTGAGAGATCTCCGAGGGAGGAGGTcagaaccaccaccaccaccttcgTTGTCAGGACCTTTCTTCCTCCCTTGAAATGAATTACCAGAGAACGAGAGACTTTTTCTCGAAGGACCACCACCTTGGTTTGCCATTTCAACTTTTTCCGATCAAATTCTGAANaaaaaaaaaaaaaaaaaaaaaaaaagacaatcatCAGATTTTGAATATGGTTGCAATTTTGGAATAAACGAAACAAAGTTTCCCAATTGGAACattaccaaataattttttctcttGGGAAAATTTTGGGAGATATATCAATttacagagaaaagaaaattcaaaatggCAAATTTTTGTAGGATCGATACGAAAAGAGGAGACCGAGAGGGAAAGCAAGAACCCAATCTGccagaggaaaaaaataatttaattattaaaaaaatccatgGGTGGTGGACATGGAACTTTTCTTCATTTGCCAATCTGTTATCGAACAAAACTACATATTTGCCCTTGAGAGTAATTATTTATCAGGCGGGAACGACGACGGTatcattgttttcttctctaATATATCTCTCAAaacgtttgacaaaaaaaaaatatatctctcAAAACTGGAACGTCTGCCTTAATTCTAtggaagaaaattaaaataaataatcgaTCAGATTGCATATTAATGAGTCAGTATTGGTTTCtagattttcctttttttatgaaataaatatttataagaagGCATATTTCTTCATTAGTCATATTTTTCCCAAATAAGtgttttttcaaagaaaaattattttggttgtCAATTCTAAGAATTAAAGTtcatatttgttacaaaaaaaaagattaaatataattgttgtaaaaaatgttttttaaaaaactcaaatttggtAGGtgcatttacatatttttaacgGAAATAATGTTATATTAAATACGATGGAATAACAAAACTTTTTAGTCTATAAAAACTATGTATAAATTATCTTATAAATtagattttcaaatattttagtgatttatattATACAAAGTAATTAGCCTTTACGTCATTCATAAggttagacatatatatatatatatatatatatatagtttcaatttaaaattatataatgtatgtGAAAATTATTTGGTGTTGAAATTCATGTAAAATTAGGCTTATATTGTTTAATCATCCAACTGAAAAAAtgcatttaataaaaatgaaatatctatttataagctttcttatttgaaaaataaaaatatttgattttgataagtttagtaaatatatatatatatatatatatatatatatcaattagtAATTAGTGTTTCGAATCAAGactaataaaaagtatgagatgtaagcttctaaggctgtccacataggattttaaacaaccaatagagaTTAGCCATttcattatttaacatttttgaaatatacaACAGTTTTCTCTATtattaagaaaaggaaaaaagtttgatcaatggaaataaaagaaatatgtataatagccaacatcggctagaaaagttttagaaaTGGTTCAAAAATCACTATAAATAAGACATATCCTTCCAactacgaatgagcaggaaaacttgatttatcaatcgtctaaatttaaaagttttatttaatttaatccTATGTTTTTATAGAGAATCCTTTTCAAAAATTCGAAACAAGAACTCTCATTAGT from Camelina sativa cultivar DH55 chromosome 2, Cs, whole genome shotgun sequence includes the following:
- the LOC104725279 gene encoding CBS domain-containing protein CBSCBSPB5-like — translated: MANQGGGPSRKSLSFSGNSFQGRKKGPDNEGGGGGSDLLPRRSLTSSRSSISLSGERSGERTVKRLRLSKALTVPDSTTLYEACRRMAARRVDALLLTDSNALLCGILTDRDIATKVIAKQLNLEETPVSKVMTKNPVFVLSDTIAVEALQKMVQGKFRHLPVVENGEVIALLDIAKCLYDAIARMERSVEKGKAIAAAVEGVEKNWGTSIAGPNTFMETLRERIFKPSLSTIIPENTKVLKVGLDETVLGVTMKMVEYQSSAAMVMVENKLVGILTSKDILMRVIAQNLPQETTTVEKVMTQNPESATVDMAIVDALHIMHNGKFLHLPVLDKDGDVVAVIDVIHITNAAVTTAGSTAGINNETANSMMQKFWDSAMALSPNEDGDETRSEEESLKLSSEIEGTKSFSYPNTFAFKLQDKKGRMHRFMCETQSLTTLITAILQRMGDDIEPDNLPQIMYEDEDNDKVVLASDNDLGAAVEHAKSIGWKGLKLHLDHTEERGHMRGLSAVDMDYDQSNSWAAAYKTVAAGAALAAGLGVLVYLKRHSN